A part of Pantoea vagans genomic DNA contains:
- the symE gene encoding endoribonuclease SymE: MTDAHSIAQPSEPEVSPANNRQLTVGYASRYPDYSRIPAITMKGQWLEAAGFATGTAVEVKVMEGCIVLTARQESELMQSLRQVCKLSARKQKQVQEFIQVISGKQKLV, translated from the coding sequence ATGACTGACGCCCATTCTATTGCACAACCGTCTGAACCAGAAGTCTCCCCGGCAAATAACCGTCAATTGACTGTTGGCTACGCGAGTCGCTATCCGGATTACAGCCGGATTCCAGCCATCACCATGAAAGGGCAATGGCTGGAAGCAGCCGGTTTTGCCACAGGCACAGCCGTAGAAGTAAAGGTAATGGAAGGTTGTATTGTGCTCACCGCCCGACAGGAGAGCGAACTGATGCAGTCGCTGCGCCAGGTGTGCAAACTGTCGGCGCGGAAACAAAAGCAGGTGCAGGAGTTTATTCAGGTTATATCCGGTAAACAGAAACTCGTCTGA